In Peromyscus leucopus breed LL Stock chromosome 9, UCI_PerLeu_2.1, whole genome shotgun sequence, the sequence GCGGCGAacgtgagcctgtggggggcTGCCAGGGTCGTTGGGGTCACTGCTGCCACTGCCCGCACATGCCTCGTCCAGGCCGTGGCCCAAGTCTGGTGAGGCCCTGTGGTCCTCACTgctgctggggaggggagagggctcAGGAGCCCACTCGGTGTGTAGGGAGCTGCAGGCGGAAGAGTCGCTGGCCCGGCAGGCTGTGCAGCTGCTGATGGAGGCCTCTCGGGAGGATGAGGCTGCAGACCACGCCATGCTGGCCATGCTGGCGGTGCTAGGAAAGTGGCTGGACGGGGGCACGTTGTCATAGGTGGAGAGTCTCTGCACTGAGCCTGCATCCTTGAGGCGGTCCCCCGATGAAGCCCGACGGTGGCCGCGCAGAGAGGACAGCCCGTTGATGAGCCAGTTGCCACCGGAGGAGACGATGGGCACCTCTAAGGACGAGCTGCCCCCCTTTGGGCTCTCCGACCGTGACCCCTGCCGAAAGGAGGACTTCCAGCCAGGCAAAGTATGCATCCTCTTCCCAGGGCTGGTGGCCGCTGGGCCAGTCTGGCTGCCAAGGCGTGGGGGAGAAGTTCTAGAGAGTACTGCTGCGGCTGGCCCATCCAGAGATGAGGTCCTGTGTGTGGGCAAGCCAGGGCTACCAGGCTCACCCTGGCGGTCCCTGGGGACCTCCTCAGAGCCCCACTCTACTGTGCTCTGGGCCGTACCATGCGGTAAAGCAGGTTCTTCGAGGGAGGTTGCGGTAAAGAGCTGTCCGTGTTTGCGGATGAGGACAGTCATCAGATGCTGAACCAAAGACGTGcctgtgagaaagagagaggagaggctggcagTGAGTGGTCCAGTCCACGCCTCAAACACACTCAGAGTCAGCTACAGCTCAGACACGGGATGCCTGTTCCTGCAGGGCACCTTCACGTGTATtcgagagagggagagactgtcATACGAGCCAGGGCCAGGCTCAGACAGGACTGTGCCCACAAAACCCCTGAGCATGGAGGAAGCATAGCGCTGCCCACCTAGGAGAAGGGAGGTGCCATGCAGACACGGTGCTCATCAAGGCCACAGGATGATGGGTGGCAGGATGGAGCTGGAAATCAGAGCCTAGTAGGTCAGAGTGCATCAAAACCCAGCTTCTCCTGTGCTTGCTATTGCTGCTGCTGGCTGGGCTTTAATGAAGACCCTCTGAGGACACAGGGCTCTGGAACAgggtacacacacaggcatgcatgcatgcacgcgcgtatacacacacgcatgcacacacacttgcatacacatgtacatatgtctatatctttttaaaaaattacttatttgagggctgggaagatggttcagtagttaagagcacttttctttcctgcagaggacctgggttcaattcccagcacccagagagtggctcataaccatccataacaaGAGTTCCTAAGGATCCAATGCCTTtctctgacctcagcaggcacaggcatgcacatggtgcacagacatgcatacagaccAAACACTgatacacactaaaaaaaaattaaataaatatatctttttaaaagtacttattttatgtgtgtgagtattttgcctgcatgcatttaTGGGCATGGCATGTGTGCCTAGGacctgtggaggttagaagagaatgtcagatcccctggaaccacaGTTACTAATCGTTgcaagttgccatgtgggtgctagcaaccaaacctgggtcatctgcaagagcggCAGATGcacttaaccacagagccacgGCTCTAGCCATGTGTGCGGagatatgtatacacataaatgcacatatgcACAGTGTTGGCCACCTAACCCCTccatcatcccagagatgcagggctCCCATGGCGGTGGTGTGGCGCTCAGCAGTAAGGACGCGGTCATCCAAAGGTCAACAGCGTCTACGATAGCCCTGCTCCCTCCAACCACCCACAACCAAATACCAGAGTTGGGAGGTTCACCGAGGATGAGAAAGACCATGGCTGGGTGGACGCCACCGGGAAATCGAGTGCCCCAGGAGGTACTTCTCATCCAGAAAACTGGGCCCACCCAGACTGGGCTGTGTGGCTGCTGCTGGCCTCCAGGTTGGGACCCATGTCCTCAGTCCTAAGCCAGGACTTCAGGAGTGTCCCCCACCAACTAGATGTGAACATGCTGGGCAGCAAGGTCCTTACACGGGCTCTGTTGGGGACAGTCTTCCCAAAGGCCTGCGCATTCGGGTTCTTGTTTCCACTGGCCTCTCTCTACACGGGCCCTCTGCAGGCTTGGCTGACAGGTCCCTGGTGAGTCATCTCACCTCGCCTGGCCTCCGTTTCCTCATCTGGGACTTAAGGACAATTATCACACATAGGCCGGTGTGAGGACTGCAACTGAATGGCCCAGATGAGCTGCAGCATGGAGGCTGCCTagtcctcccctttctcccctcttttcttttctgagagcaTGTCTCCTGGtgtccaggctggctcaaactcccGTTCTGAAGtgattctcccccccccccttagctGCACCATGTTGCCTTtttgaaaacatcattttcttattacttatcacaaaagaaaaactcCCTGGTGCTTGCACAGGTCTGTCATCCAGGAACCTAAGACAGTCGCCTCACTGTGACCGTAAAGCAGAACACATCTGTGTGGGCGCAAGGACAAGGACTCCTGCTTCCCAGCTGCTCTAGCCTCTCTAGCCACTGGCCATTTTAATTGTTTCTAATAACCAGCTGCTACCAGCCACAAGGGGATGGGCGGAGGGAAGGAGGCTCTGTCCTCGAGGCGGAGACAGGACATTGAAGCTCTTGTCCCCTGGCCTGGCTCTGAGCTGTGCTTTGGACACGGCCAAAGCCACCTCCCTTTTACCTTCCATGATGGTCACTGGATCCTCTATCTGAGGCCGAAGGATGTTAGGGCCGAAGACTGTCGCCAGGTTCTGGACGCTCATCTTGTTGACATTTGCGTGGGCCTGCACTTCATCCAGAAACCTGCAAAGGAGACGGGAAGCAAATCCTGGAGCCCGACCTACTGTGAGCTCCAAGCTCGCCCGACTGTGGCCCCACCCACCAGACCACACCCTACCAAGCCCAGCCCACGCCT encodes:
- the Arhgap22 gene encoding rho GTPase-activating protein 22 isoform X6, coding for MPAARAFSSCRACPRPPCRLPACCAPAAPGIFGQRLEDTVHHERKYGPRLAPLLVEQCVDFIRERGLSEEGLFRMPGQANLVRDLQDSFDCGEKPLFDSTTDVHTVASLLKLYLRELPEPVIPFARYEDFLSCAQLLTKDEGEGTLELAKQVSNLPQANYNLLRYICRFLDEVQAHANVNKMSVQNLATVFGPNILRPQIEDPVTIMEGTSLVQHLMTVLIRKHGQLFTATSLEEPALPHGTAQSTVEWGSEEVPRDRQGEPGSPGLPTHRTSSLDGPAAAVLSRTSPPRLGSQTGPAATSPGKRMHTLPGWKSSFRQGSRSESPKGGSSSLEVPIVSSGGNWLINGLSSLRGHRRASSGDRLKDAGSVQRLSTYDNVPPSSHFPSTASMASMAWSAASSSREASISSCTACRASDSSACSSLHTEWAPEPSPLPSSSEDHRASPDLGHGLDEACAGSGSSDPNDPGSPPQAHVRRCRALQAQVAALRAELCQQRTEYERSLKSIEEGSADLRKQMSRLEEELDQEKKKYAMLEIKLRNSERAREDAERRNQLLQREMEEFFATLGSLTVGTRGARAPE